A window of the Henckelia pumila isolate YLH828 chromosome 3, ASM3356847v2, whole genome shotgun sequence genome harbors these coding sequences:
- the LOC140891585 gene encoding probable prolyl 4-hydroxylase 6 produces MDPKVLLVMVSLCFFLQLSSGKESLLGLAKGSSSTPFDPSRVTQIAWSPRAFVYKGFLTDEECAHLISLAQGKLVKSLVADDKAGQFQFVVGEHRTSSGMFLAIAQDEIVAGIEAKIATWTFLPQENGENLQILHYGIGQKYEPHVDYLYDNNDLEVATGNRVATVLMYMSDVEKGGETVFPGSHARGSDNKTECASYGYAVKARKGDALLFFSLHPNMTVDPSSLHGSCPVITGEKWSATKWIHTRSLVMKRVVADGVCADENPSCPGWALEGECEKNPLYLMGSEYNVGYCRKSCGMC; encoded by the exons ATGGACCCAAAAGTTCTTCTCGTGATGGTTTCGTTGTGTTTCTTCTTGCAGTTATCCAGTGG AAAAGAATCGTTGTTAGGATTGGCAAAGGGTTCCTCTTCAACTCCATTCGATCCATCGAGGGTCACCCAAATCGCCTGGAGTCCCAg GGCTTTTGTGTACAAGGGATTCTTGACCGATGAAGAGTGTGCTCATCTCATCTCTCTG GCACAAGGTAAGTTGGTGAAGTCATTGGTTGCCGATGACAAGGCCGGGCAGTTTCAGTTTGTTGTGGGTGAGCACCGCACAAGTTCGGGCATGTTCCTTGCCATTGCCCAG GATGAAATAGTTGCTGGTATTGAGGCCAAAATAGCAACATGGACCTTTCTCCCACAAG AAAACGGAGAGAATCTCCAAATATTGCACTATGGTATCGGCCAAAAATACGAGCCACACGTCGATTATCTTTACGACAATAATGACTTGGAAGTAGCTACTGGAAACCGAGTGGCCACTGTACTCATGTATATGTCCGATGTCGAAAAGGGTGGGGAGACAGTTTTCCCTGGATCACAT GCGAGAGGTAGCGATAACAAGACCGAATGTGCTTCATATGGCTATGCCG TGAAAGCTAGGAAAGGAGACGCCTTGTTGTTCTTCAGTCTTCATCCTAACATGACCGTCGATCCGTCGAGCTTACACGGGAGCTGCCCGGTGATCACGGGCGAGAAATGGTCCGCAACAAAGTGGATACACACAAGGTCTCTTGTGATGAAACGCGTCGTAGCAGACGGCGTTTGTGCGGACGAGAACCCGAGCTGCCCGGGGTGGGCACTCGAAGGGGAGTGCGAAAAGAACCCATTGTACTTGATGGGTTCGGAATATAACGTTGGCTATTGTAGGAAAAGCTGCGGCATGTGCTAA
- the LOC140893211 gene encoding paired amphipathic helix protein Sin3-like 2 isoform X2, producing the protein MKRLRDEVYVNPQFKRPFGPSSRGESYGPPHAPIGVGGGGGGGGGGGGGGGGGVIGIGGGGAVTVGGGSAMGVASGSTQKLTTNDALSYLKEVKDMFQDQREKYDRFLDVMKDFKAQRIDTAGVIARVKELFKGHPNLILGFNTFLPKGYEITLTDEEEAPPKRTVEFEEAISFVNKIKKRFQNDDHVYKSFLDILNMYRKEHKGITEVYQEVAALFNDQPDLLDEFTRFLPDSSATASAPHASFGRPFHRYDERSSAMPPMRHTLMDKQRPRRDRIISPHGERDLSVERPDMDDEKTVVKLHKDQKKHADKENRDKRNRDQEDRDPENENNGDISMHRLSDRKKSAKKVGDFGGNSNLASYDDKDALKSMYSQEFTFCEKVKERLGSEDDYQAFLKCLHIYSTEIITRKELQGLVADLLGKFPDLMEGFNEFFEQCERIDGFLAGVMSKKTLWTEGNSSKALKIEEKEKEQRREVENGKEKERYNLKYWGKSIQELDLSDCRSCSPSYRLLPDDYPIASASQRSELGALVLNDHWVSVTSGSEDYSFKHMRRNQYEESLFRCEDDRFELDMLLESVSSTAKRAEELLNSINNNSVSSDGPIRIEDHFTALNLRCIERLYGDHGLDVLDILRRNASLSLPVILTRLKQKQEEWTKCRSDFNKVWADIYSKNHYKSLDHRSFYFKQQDSKNLGTKSLVAEIKEIKEKRQKEDDVLLSIAAGNRHSIIPDLEFEYADSEIHEDVYKIIKYSCEEVCSTKEQFNKVLRFWTTFLEPMLGIHSRPLGSDVTEDDGLSKRRTMKNTWTNIVESEGSPNADGTATILKQPKPICNGSPSTSTHRVNFSRTGVTNVDSLAKEGLPVVSGERLANPDVAVTFGSDSNHGRSANSLQTHNDPIEEGNLSKPNAEDIPYGGETSRLNQLTNGESTEGTRLVGYNEDSVDPGKNEKEEGELSPNGDFEDNFGAYQDGSSQALPDKNRGNDRTQGQTGHHDEICPDAAGENDADADDEDSENVSEAGEDVSGSESAADECSREEHEEEDDGEPDDIDGKVESEGEAENTSEAHYIGGDGASVSQSEHFLRSCKPLSKRVAYPSVGEEKKDRRIFYGNDTFYVLFRLHETLYERILSAKVNSLSGESKWRNTKDASTDPYSRFMSALFRLLDGSSDNTKFEDDCRSLIGNQSYVLFTLDKLIYKLVKQLQTVSSDEVDIKLLQLYEYEKSRKPEKYVDSVYYENVRIFLHDENIYRLECSSTPTRLSIQLMDDGTEKSEVVAVSVDPSFATYLRNDYLSVDRGKKESSAIMLKRNMCKYANLEESSALFSATENVLIMNGLECKMSATSSKIFYVLDTEDFFIRLGRRRKNSPAGTNSLKNQQRVQRFHQFLAASI; encoded by the exons ATGAAGCGATTGAGAGATGAGGTGTATGTGAACCCTCAATTTAAGCGCCCATTTGGCCCTTCTTCTCGGGGAGAAtc GTATGGGCCTCCACATGCCCCCATTGGTGTAGGAGGCGGAGGCGGAGGTGGGGGCGGCGGTggtggaggaggaggaggtggAGTCATCGGAATTGGTGGTGGTGGTGCTGTTACTGTAGGTGGTGGTAGTGCTATGGGAGTTGCTTCTGGTAGCACACAAAAACTTACCACCAATGATGCATTATCATATTTGAAGGAAGTTAAGGATATGTTCCAAGATCAGAGGGAAAAATATGATAGGTTCCTTGATGTTATGAAGGATTTCAAGGCTCAAAG AATTGATACTGCTGGTGTTATAGCTCGGGTGAAGGAATTGTTCAAAGGGCATCCAAATCTGATTCTTGGGTTTAACACCTTCTTGCCTAAGGGTTATGAAATTACGCTTACTGATGAGGAAGAGGCTCCACCAAAAAGGACAGTTGAATTTGAAGAGGCTATAAGTTTTGTCAATAAGATTAAG AAACGTTTTCAAAATGATGATCATGTTTATAAGTCTTTCCTAGACATTTTGAATATGTACCGAAAAGAACACAAGGGTATCACTGAGGTCTACCAAGAG GTTGCAGCACTTTTTAATGACCAGCCAGATCTCCTTGACGAGTTCACTAGATTTCTTCCAGATTCTTCTGCTACTGCATCTGCTCCACATGCATCTTTTGGCCGTCCTTTTCACCGTTACGACGAGAGGAGCTCTGCCATGCCCCCAATGAGACATACTCTCATGGATAAG CAACGACCACGACGGGATCGTATCATTAGCCCCCATGGAGAACGTGATCTTAGTGTTGAGCgtccagatatggatgatgaaAAGACAGTTGTGAAGTTGCATAAAGATCAGAAGAAGCATGCAGACAAGGAGAACAGGGATAAAAGAAATCGTGATCAAGAAGACAGAGACCCTGAAAATGAAAACAATGGAGACATTAGCATGCATCGGCTCTCTGATAGAAAGAAATCTGCTAAGAAAGTCGGAGACTTTGGAGGAAACTCAAATCTCGCATCCTATGATGACAAAGATGCATTGAAAA GCATGTACAGTCAAGAGTTCACTTTCTGTGAAAAAGTTAAAGAGAGGCTTGGCAGTGAAGATGATTACCAGGCATTCCTGAAATGTCTTCACATTTACAGCACAGAAATCATTACAAGGAAGGAGCTGCAGGGATTG GTTGCTGATTTACTTGGAAAATTTCCTGACCTTATGGAGGGATTTAACGAATTTTTTGAACAGTGCGAGAGAATTG ATGGATTTCTGGCTGGAGTTATGAGCAAAA AAACATTATGGACTGAAGGAAATTCCTCGAAAGCCTTGAAAATAGAGGAGAAAGAGAAAGAACAAAGGCGCGAAGTAGAAAACGGGAAAGAGAAGGAGAGATACAATCTAAAATACTGGGGAAAGTCCATTCAAGAACTTGACCTTTCTGATTGTCGAAGTTGTTCTCCCAGTTATAGGCTTCTTCCTGACGAT TATCCGATAGCTTCAGCTAGTCAGAGGTCAGAGCTTGGTGCACTAGTTTTAAACGATCATTGGGTGTCTGTGACCTCCGGTAGTGAGGATTACTCCTTTAAACACATGCGCAGAAACCAGTATGAAGAAAGCCTGTTTAGATGTGAAGATGATAG atttgagcTTGATATGTTGTTGGAGTCAGTCAGTTCAACTGCCAAGCGTGCAGAGGAACTTTTGAACagcattaataataattcagttAGTTCAGACGGTCCCATACGTATTGAGGACCATTTCACAG CTCTGAATTTAAGATGTATTGAACGTCTATATGGTGACCATGGTCTTGACGTGCTGGATATTTTGCGTAGAAATGCATCTCTTTCGTTACCGGTAATCCTAACCCGCCTCAAGCAGAAGCAGGAGGAGTGGACCAAGTGCCGTTCAGATTTTAATAAAGTTTGGGCTgatatatattctaaaaaccatTACAAATCTCTTGATCACCGCAGTTTCTATTTCAAGCAACAAGATTCAAAGAACTTGGGCACAAAAT CATTAGTGGCAGAGATCAAAGAAATCAAGGAGAAGAGACAGAAAGAAGATGATGTGCTGCTTAGTATTGCCGCTGGAAATAGGCACTCTATCATTCCAGATCTTGAATTTGAATATGCTGAttctgaaattcatgaagatgtCTATAAAATTATTAAGTACTCGTGCGAAGAGGTCTGCTCAACAAAAGAGCAATTCAATAAAGTTTTGAGATTCTGGACCACTTTTCTCGAGCCGATGCTGGGTATTCACTCCCGCCCTCTTGGTTCTGATGTTACTGAAGATGATGGTCTCTCTAAGCGTCGAACCATGAAAAATACCTGGACAAACATTGTAGAAAGTGAAGGAAGTCCGAATGCCGATGGCACTGCCACAATCTTGAAACAACCAAAGCCTATCTGCAATGGTAGTCCTTCGACTTCAACACACAGAGTCAATTTCAGCAGGACTGGCGTCACAAATGTTGATTCCCTTGCTAAAGAAGGACTACCTGTGGTTTCTGGTGAAAGATTAGCAAATCCTGATGTAGCTGTCACGTTTGGATCAGATTCTAATCATG GTCGCTCTGCAAATTCTTTACAAACACATAATGATCCAATTGAGGAAGGGAATTTATCCAAGCCTAATGCAGAAGATATACCATAT GGTGGGGAGACATCAAGGTTGAATCAACTGACAAATGGGGAATCCACAGAAGGCACCAGACTTGTTGGATATAATGAGGATTCTGTTGACCCTGGTAAAAATGAGAAAGAAGAGGGCGAGCTGTCTCCAAATGGAGATTTTGAAGACAATTTTGGCGCCTATCAGGATGGTAGTTCACAAGCCTTGCCTGATAAAAATCGTGGCAATGACAGGACCCAAGGTCAGACAGGCCATCATGATGAAATTTGTCCAGATGCTGCCGGTGAAAATGATGCTGATGCTGATGACGAGGACAGTGAGAATGTTTCTGAGGCAGGAGAAGATGTTTCGGGTAGTGAGTCCGCTGCCGATGAGTGTTCGCGAGAAGAGCACGAGGAAGAGGATGATGGAGAACCTGATGACATTGATGGTAAAGTGGAGAGTGAAGGTGAGGCGGAGAATACTAGTGAAGCTCACTATATTGGAGGAGATGGTGCATCTGTGTCACAGTCTGAACATTTCTTGCGTAGTTGTAAGCCTTTGTCAAAGCGTGTTGCTTATCCATCGGTGGGTGAGGAGAAAAAGGATCGACGAATATTTTATGGAAATGACACCTTTtatgtgcttttcaggctgcaTGAG ACACTGTATGAAAGGATATTATCAGCTAAGGTGAATTCACTATCTGGTGAATCCAAATGGAGAAACACGAAGGATGCGAGTACTGATCCCTACTCGAG GTTCATGAGTGCATTATTTAGGTTACTTGATGGATCGTCTGATAATACCAAATTTGAAGATGATTGTCGATCACTGATTGGAAACCAGTCATATGTCCTCTTTACCTTGGATAAGTTGATATATAAGTTGGTCAAACAG CTCCAAACTGTTTCTAGTGATGAAGTGGATATTAAGCTGCTTCAGTTGTATGAATATGAGAAATCTAGGAAGCCAGAGAAATATGTTGATTCGGTATATTACGAAAATGTCCGAATTTTTTTGCACGATGAGAATATCTACAGGCTTGAATGT TCATCGACTCCTACCCGTTTATCTATACAACTGATGGATGATGGAACTGAGAAATCTGAAGTGGTGGCAGTCTcagtggatcctagttttgcaACTTATCTCCGTAACGATTATCTTTCTGTTGATCGAGGAAAAAAGGAATCATCTGCGATCATGCTGAAGAG GAATATGTGCAAGTATGCCAATCTCGAAGAATCTTCTGCTCTATTTTCTGCGACAGAAAATGTTTTGATCATGAATGGGTTGGAATGTAAGATGTCAGCGACCTCGTCAAAG ATCTTTTATGTCCTTGACACCGAGGACTTCTTTATTCGTTTGGGACGCAGAAGGAAAAACTCACCGGCGGGAACAAATTCCCTGAAGAACCAGCAAAGGGTGCAACGTTTTCACCAATTTCTGGCAGCCTCCATATGA
- the LOC140893211 gene encoding paired amphipathic helix protein Sin3-like 2 isoform X1, which yields MKRLRDEVYVNPQFKRPFGPSSRGESYGPPHAPIGVGGGGGGGGGGGGGGGGGVIGIGGGGAVTVGGGSAMGVASGSTQKLTTNDALSYLKEVKDMFQDQREKYDRFLDVMKDFKAQRIDTAGVIARVKELFKGHPNLILGFNTFLPKGYEITLTDEEEAPPKRTVEFEEAISFVNKIKKRFQNDDHVYKSFLDILNMYRKEHKGITEVYQEVAALFNDQPDLLDEFTRFLPDSSATASAPHASFGRPFHRYDERSSAMPPMRHTLMDKQRPRRDRIISPHGERDLSVERPDMDDEKTVVKLHKDQKKHADKENRDKRNRDQEDRDPENENNGDISMHRLSDRKKSAKKVGDFGGNSNLASYDDKDALKSMYSQEFTFCEKVKERLGSEDDYQAFLKCLHIYSTEIITRKELQGLVADLLGKFPDLMEGFNEFFEQCERIDGFLAGVMSKKTLWTEGNSSKALKIEEKEKEQRREVENGKEKERYNLKYWGKSIQELDLSDCRSCSPSYRLLPDDYPIASASQRSELGALVLNDHWVSVTSGSEDYSFKHMRRNQYEESLFRCEDDRFELDMLLESVSSTAKRAEELLNSINNNSVSSDGPIRIEDHFTALNLRCIERLYGDHGLDVLDILRRNASLSLPVILTRLKQKQEEWTKCRSDFNKVWADIYSKNHYKSLDHRSFYFKQQDSKNLGTKSLVAEIKEIKEKRQKEDDVLLSIAAGNRHSIIPDLEFEYADSEIHEDVYKIIKYSCEEVCSTKEQFNKVLRFWTTFLEPMLGIHSRPLGSDVTEDDGLSKRRTMKNTWTNIVESEGSPNADGTATILKQPKPICNGSPSTSTHRVNFSRTGVTNVDSLAKEGLPVVSGERLANPDVAVTFGSDSNHGRSANSLQTHNDPIEEGNLSKPNAEDIPYVQQGGETSRLNQLTNGESTEGTRLVGYNEDSVDPGKNEKEEGELSPNGDFEDNFGAYQDGSSQALPDKNRGNDRTQGQTGHHDEICPDAAGENDADADDEDSENVSEAGEDVSGSESAADECSREEHEEEDDGEPDDIDGKVESEGEAENTSEAHYIGGDGASVSQSEHFLRSCKPLSKRVAYPSVGEEKKDRRIFYGNDTFYVLFRLHETLYERILSAKVNSLSGESKWRNTKDASTDPYSRFMSALFRLLDGSSDNTKFEDDCRSLIGNQSYVLFTLDKLIYKLVKQLQTVSSDEVDIKLLQLYEYEKSRKPEKYVDSVYYENVRIFLHDENIYRLECSSTPTRLSIQLMDDGTEKSEVVAVSVDPSFATYLRNDYLSVDRGKKESSAIMLKRNMCKYANLEESSALFSATENVLIMNGLECKMSATSSKIFYVLDTEDFFIRLGRRRKNSPAGTNSLKNQQRVQRFHQFLAASI from the exons ATGAAGCGATTGAGAGATGAGGTGTATGTGAACCCTCAATTTAAGCGCCCATTTGGCCCTTCTTCTCGGGGAGAAtc GTATGGGCCTCCACATGCCCCCATTGGTGTAGGAGGCGGAGGCGGAGGTGGGGGCGGCGGTggtggaggaggaggaggtggAGTCATCGGAATTGGTGGTGGTGGTGCTGTTACTGTAGGTGGTGGTAGTGCTATGGGAGTTGCTTCTGGTAGCACACAAAAACTTACCACCAATGATGCATTATCATATTTGAAGGAAGTTAAGGATATGTTCCAAGATCAGAGGGAAAAATATGATAGGTTCCTTGATGTTATGAAGGATTTCAAGGCTCAAAG AATTGATACTGCTGGTGTTATAGCTCGGGTGAAGGAATTGTTCAAAGGGCATCCAAATCTGATTCTTGGGTTTAACACCTTCTTGCCTAAGGGTTATGAAATTACGCTTACTGATGAGGAAGAGGCTCCACCAAAAAGGACAGTTGAATTTGAAGAGGCTATAAGTTTTGTCAATAAGATTAAG AAACGTTTTCAAAATGATGATCATGTTTATAAGTCTTTCCTAGACATTTTGAATATGTACCGAAAAGAACACAAGGGTATCACTGAGGTCTACCAAGAG GTTGCAGCACTTTTTAATGACCAGCCAGATCTCCTTGACGAGTTCACTAGATTTCTTCCAGATTCTTCTGCTACTGCATCTGCTCCACATGCATCTTTTGGCCGTCCTTTTCACCGTTACGACGAGAGGAGCTCTGCCATGCCCCCAATGAGACATACTCTCATGGATAAG CAACGACCACGACGGGATCGTATCATTAGCCCCCATGGAGAACGTGATCTTAGTGTTGAGCgtccagatatggatgatgaaAAGACAGTTGTGAAGTTGCATAAAGATCAGAAGAAGCATGCAGACAAGGAGAACAGGGATAAAAGAAATCGTGATCAAGAAGACAGAGACCCTGAAAATGAAAACAATGGAGACATTAGCATGCATCGGCTCTCTGATAGAAAGAAATCTGCTAAGAAAGTCGGAGACTTTGGAGGAAACTCAAATCTCGCATCCTATGATGACAAAGATGCATTGAAAA GCATGTACAGTCAAGAGTTCACTTTCTGTGAAAAAGTTAAAGAGAGGCTTGGCAGTGAAGATGATTACCAGGCATTCCTGAAATGTCTTCACATTTACAGCACAGAAATCATTACAAGGAAGGAGCTGCAGGGATTG GTTGCTGATTTACTTGGAAAATTTCCTGACCTTATGGAGGGATTTAACGAATTTTTTGAACAGTGCGAGAGAATTG ATGGATTTCTGGCTGGAGTTATGAGCAAAA AAACATTATGGACTGAAGGAAATTCCTCGAAAGCCTTGAAAATAGAGGAGAAAGAGAAAGAACAAAGGCGCGAAGTAGAAAACGGGAAAGAGAAGGAGAGATACAATCTAAAATACTGGGGAAAGTCCATTCAAGAACTTGACCTTTCTGATTGTCGAAGTTGTTCTCCCAGTTATAGGCTTCTTCCTGACGAT TATCCGATAGCTTCAGCTAGTCAGAGGTCAGAGCTTGGTGCACTAGTTTTAAACGATCATTGGGTGTCTGTGACCTCCGGTAGTGAGGATTACTCCTTTAAACACATGCGCAGAAACCAGTATGAAGAAAGCCTGTTTAGATGTGAAGATGATAG atttgagcTTGATATGTTGTTGGAGTCAGTCAGTTCAACTGCCAAGCGTGCAGAGGAACTTTTGAACagcattaataataattcagttAGTTCAGACGGTCCCATACGTATTGAGGACCATTTCACAG CTCTGAATTTAAGATGTATTGAACGTCTATATGGTGACCATGGTCTTGACGTGCTGGATATTTTGCGTAGAAATGCATCTCTTTCGTTACCGGTAATCCTAACCCGCCTCAAGCAGAAGCAGGAGGAGTGGACCAAGTGCCGTTCAGATTTTAATAAAGTTTGGGCTgatatatattctaaaaaccatTACAAATCTCTTGATCACCGCAGTTTCTATTTCAAGCAACAAGATTCAAAGAACTTGGGCACAAAAT CATTAGTGGCAGAGATCAAAGAAATCAAGGAGAAGAGACAGAAAGAAGATGATGTGCTGCTTAGTATTGCCGCTGGAAATAGGCACTCTATCATTCCAGATCTTGAATTTGAATATGCTGAttctgaaattcatgaagatgtCTATAAAATTATTAAGTACTCGTGCGAAGAGGTCTGCTCAACAAAAGAGCAATTCAATAAAGTTTTGAGATTCTGGACCACTTTTCTCGAGCCGATGCTGGGTATTCACTCCCGCCCTCTTGGTTCTGATGTTACTGAAGATGATGGTCTCTCTAAGCGTCGAACCATGAAAAATACCTGGACAAACATTGTAGAAAGTGAAGGAAGTCCGAATGCCGATGGCACTGCCACAATCTTGAAACAACCAAAGCCTATCTGCAATGGTAGTCCTTCGACTTCAACACACAGAGTCAATTTCAGCAGGACTGGCGTCACAAATGTTGATTCCCTTGCTAAAGAAGGACTACCTGTGGTTTCTGGTGAAAGATTAGCAAATCCTGATGTAGCTGTCACGTTTGGATCAGATTCTAATCATG GTCGCTCTGCAAATTCTTTACAAACACATAATGATCCAATTGAGGAAGGGAATTTATCCAAGCCTAATGCAGAAGATATACCATAT GTACAACAGGGTGGGGAGACATCAAGGTTGAATCAACTGACAAATGGGGAATCCACAGAAGGCACCAGACTTGTTGGATATAATGAGGATTCTGTTGACCCTGGTAAAAATGAGAAAGAAGAGGGCGAGCTGTCTCCAAATGGAGATTTTGAAGACAATTTTGGCGCCTATCAGGATGGTAGTTCACAAGCCTTGCCTGATAAAAATCGTGGCAATGACAGGACCCAAGGTCAGACAGGCCATCATGATGAAATTTGTCCAGATGCTGCCGGTGAAAATGATGCTGATGCTGATGACGAGGACAGTGAGAATGTTTCTGAGGCAGGAGAAGATGTTTCGGGTAGTGAGTCCGCTGCCGATGAGTGTTCGCGAGAAGAGCACGAGGAAGAGGATGATGGAGAACCTGATGACATTGATGGTAAAGTGGAGAGTGAAGGTGAGGCGGAGAATACTAGTGAAGCTCACTATATTGGAGGAGATGGTGCATCTGTGTCACAGTCTGAACATTTCTTGCGTAGTTGTAAGCCTTTGTCAAAGCGTGTTGCTTATCCATCGGTGGGTGAGGAGAAAAAGGATCGACGAATATTTTATGGAAATGACACCTTTtatgtgcttttcaggctgcaTGAG ACACTGTATGAAAGGATATTATCAGCTAAGGTGAATTCACTATCTGGTGAATCCAAATGGAGAAACACGAAGGATGCGAGTACTGATCCCTACTCGAG GTTCATGAGTGCATTATTTAGGTTACTTGATGGATCGTCTGATAATACCAAATTTGAAGATGATTGTCGATCACTGATTGGAAACCAGTCATATGTCCTCTTTACCTTGGATAAGTTGATATATAAGTTGGTCAAACAG CTCCAAACTGTTTCTAGTGATGAAGTGGATATTAAGCTGCTTCAGTTGTATGAATATGAGAAATCTAGGAAGCCAGAGAAATATGTTGATTCGGTATATTACGAAAATGTCCGAATTTTTTTGCACGATGAGAATATCTACAGGCTTGAATGT TCATCGACTCCTACCCGTTTATCTATACAACTGATGGATGATGGAACTGAGAAATCTGAAGTGGTGGCAGTCTcagtggatcctagttttgcaACTTATCTCCGTAACGATTATCTTTCTGTTGATCGAGGAAAAAAGGAATCATCTGCGATCATGCTGAAGAG GAATATGTGCAAGTATGCCAATCTCGAAGAATCTTCTGCTCTATTTTCTGCGACAGAAAATGTTTTGATCATGAATGGGTTGGAATGTAAGATGTCAGCGACCTCGTCAAAG ATCTTTTATGTCCTTGACACCGAGGACTTCTTTATTCGTTTGGGACGCAGAAGGAAAAACTCACCGGCGGGAACAAATTCCCTGAAGAACCAGCAAAGGGTGCAACGTTTTCACCAATTTCTGGCAGCCTCCATATGA